A window of Halobellus sp. LT62 contains these coding sequences:
- a CDS encoding NADPH-dependent F420 reductase, protein MANRRVGVIGSGDVAKALGRGFAKNGWEVKLGTRSPENLRDWATETKGTVSVGSFADAASFGDVVVLSVLGAAVPEVLDTAGPGNFDGRLVLDTTNPLAFSQEGPPELLFGGTDSLGERVQRTLSGASVVKCFNTVSNVQMVDPEFEDETPPMMICGDDERAKERTEALLVEFGWPGALDVGTIESSRYLEALVPLWVRIGMHLDTWEHAFAVVQ, encoded by the coding sequence ATGGCCAACCGTCGTGTCGGTGTCATCGGGAGCGGAGACGTGGCGAAGGCACTCGGACGCGGCTTTGCGAAGAACGGTTGGGAGGTCAAACTGGGAACGCGAAGCCCCGAGAACCTACGGGACTGGGCGACGGAGACGAAAGGAACGGTATCGGTCGGCTCGTTTGCCGACGCTGCCTCGTTCGGCGATGTCGTCGTCCTGTCCGTTCTCGGCGCGGCGGTTCCGGAGGTCCTAGATACAGCTGGACCGGGGAATTTCGACGGCAGGCTCGTCCTCGATACGACGAACCCGCTTGCGTTCTCTCAGGAGGGACCGCCCGAGCTCCTGTTCGGCGGCACGGACTCGCTGGGAGAGCGGGTGCAGCGCACGCTCTCAGGGGCATCTGTCGTGAAGTGTTTCAACACCGTCTCGAACGTCCAGATGGTCGATCCGGAGTTCGAAGACGAGACCCCGCCGATGATGATCTGCGGCGACGACGAGCGTGCCAAAGAGCGGACGGAAGCGCTGCTCGTCGAATTCGGCTGGCCCGGCGCGCTGGACGTGGGGACCATCGAGTCGTCCCGATATCTGGAAGCGCTCGTGCCGCTGTGGGTCCGTATCGGGATGCACCTCGACACGTGGGAGCACGCGTTCGCGGTGGTCCAGTAG